From one Flavobacterium kingsejongi genomic stretch:
- a CDS encoding RNA-binding S4 domain-containing protein, with the protein MRIDKYLWCVRYYKTRNIATEACKKGHMTVNGQTAKPSREVFPTDKITLRKDQITYTLTVLDIPANRVGPKLVDMYRKDETPADAFAHLELLRLSKEHYRAQGTGRPTKKDRRDLDEYGNSSDDDDDLD; encoded by the coding sequence ATGAGGATCGATAAATATTTGTGGTGCGTCAGGTATTACAAAACCAGGAATATAGCCACTGAAGCCTGCAAGAAAGGACACATGACCGTTAACGGCCAAACAGCGAAGCCCTCCCGGGAGGTATTTCCTACGGATAAAATCACGCTGCGCAAAGATCAGATTACCTATACCCTCACTGTACTGGATATCCCCGCCAATCGTGTAGGCCCGAAACTGGTCGATATGTACCGGAAAGACGAAACCCCGGCCGACGCTTTTGCACATCTGGAATTGTTACGCCTCTCCAAGGAACATTACCGTGCACAAGGCACCGGAAGGCCAACCAAAAAAGACCGTCGTGACCTGGATGAATACGGCAACAGTAGTGACGATGACGACGATTTGGACTAA
- a CDS encoding transketolase family protein, which produces MKKYTNTGNKDTRSGFGAGLTELGQKNENVVALCADLIGSLKMDDFKKNHPERFFQIGIAEANMIGIAAGLTIGGKIPFTGTFANFSTGRVYDQIRQSVAYSDKNVKICASHAGLTLGEDGATHQILEDIGLMKMLPGMTVINTCDYNQTKAATMAIADHHGPVYLRFGRPSVPNFTPENGTFEIGKAVVLNEGTDVTIVATGHLVWEALVAAEALEAQGISAEVINIHTIKPLDEAAILKSVAKTGCLVTAEEHNILGGLGESVARVLSLNQPAPQEFVAVNDSFGESGTPDQLMEKYKLNNKAIFEAAEKVIKRK; this is translated from the coding sequence ATGAAAAAATATACAAATACAGGAAATAAAGATACCCGTTCTGGTTTTGGAGCGGGATTGACCGAACTGGGACAAAAAAACGAAAATGTAGTAGCCCTTTGCGCCGATTTGATTGGCTCACTGAAAATGGATGATTTCAAAAAGAATCACCCGGAACGTTTTTTCCAGATTGGAATTGCAGAAGCAAATATGATCGGAATCGCAGCAGGACTTACTATTGGCGGAAAAATTCCTTTTACCGGGACTTTCGCTAACTTTTCTACCGGAAGGGTTTACGACCAGATCCGTCAATCGGTTGCCTATTCTGACAAAAACGTAAAAATCTGTGCTTCACATGCCGGACTTACATTAGGAGAAGATGGTGCCACACACCAAATTTTAGAAGATATCGGATTGATGAAAATGCTTCCGGGAATGACGGTAATCAACACTTGTGATTACAATCAGACCAAAGCCGCTACCATGGCTATTGCAGACCACCACGGCCCTGTATACCTTCGTTTCGGACGTCCAAGCGTTCCTAATTTTACACCAGAAAATGGTACATTTGAAATCGGTAAAGCGGTAGTATTAAATGAAGGAACTGATGTTACGATCGTAGCCACCGGACATTTGGTTTGGGAAGCTCTGGTTGCAGCAGAAGCTTTAGAAGCACAGGGAATTTCAGCAGAAGTAATCAACATACACACCATAAAGCCACTGGACGAAGCAGCGATCCTGAAATCAGTTGCCAAAACCGGATGCCTTGTTACTGCAGAAGAGCACAACATACTGGGTGGATTAGGCGAAAGCGTTGCACGAGTATTATCCCTGAACCAACCTGCTCCACAGGAATTTGTAGCCGTAAATGACAGCTTCGGAGAATCAGGAACACCAGATCAACTGATGGAGAAATACAAATTGAACAACAAAGCGATTTTTGAAGCCGCTGAAAAAGTGATCAAAAGAAAGTAA
- a CDS encoding shikimate kinase, whose amino-acid sequence MRKIILIGYMGSGKSTIAHLLSESTDFPYFDLDRIIEEREQKTIPELFSEKGEIYFRKLESQILKEMIQKEEAMILSLGGGTPCYAGNHLLLNEENVISVYLKASIDSLYNRLVEHKTNRPLIAEMNESEMKEFIAKHLFDRSYYYHHAKHTVVTDDKELDAIVAAIKELT is encoded by the coding sequence ATGAGAAAAATTATACTAATTGGTTATATGGGGTCTGGAAAATCGACAATTGCCCATTTATTATCAGAATCGACAGATTTTCCGTACTTCGATTTGGACAGAATTATTGAAGAAAGAGAGCAAAAAACAATTCCCGAGCTCTTTTCTGAGAAAGGAGAAATCTATTTTCGTAAATTAGAGAGCCAAATACTAAAAGAGATGATCCAAAAAGAGGAGGCCATGATTCTCAGCTTAGGTGGAGGGACACCCTGTTATGCCGGAAATCATTTATTACTGAATGAGGAAAATGTCATTTCCGTCTATTTAAAGGCTTCAATTGATAGTTTGTATAACAGGTTGGTGGAACACAAAACAAATCGACCTCTGATCGCTGAAATGAACGAGAGCGAAATGAAAGAGTTTATTGCGAAACATCTTTTTGACAGAAGCTACTATTATCATCATGCGAAGCATACCGTAGTGACGGATGATAAGGAACTGGACGCTATTGTCGCCGCCATAAAAGAACTGACTTAA
- a CDS encoding phosphoribosyltransferase family protein: protein MTKNIILTHQEIEHKIKRIAYQIYETFIDEEEIVIAGIKNSGYTFATKIAAALEKISDLKIILCAVEIDKNNPASPIITSLTKEQYENKGLILVDDVLNSGTTLVYGVRHFLDVPLKKFKTAVLVDRNHKKYPVKADFKGISLSTSLQEHVQVVFEGNEDYAYLS from the coding sequence ATGACTAAAAACATCATATTAACCCATCAGGAAATAGAGCATAAAATCAAGCGAATTGCATACCAGATCTATGAGACATTTATTGATGAAGAAGAGATTGTAATTGCAGGAATCAAAAACAGCGGTTATACGTTTGCCACCAAAATAGCAGCAGCCCTGGAAAAAATTTCTGATTTAAAAATCATCCTTTGTGCTGTGGAAATCGACAAAAATAATCCGGCATCACCAATTATCACGTCGCTGACCAAAGAGCAATACGAAAACAAAGGGCTAATTTTGGTAGATGATGTATTGAACTCCGGAACTACCTTGGTCTATGGCGTACGTCATTTCTTGGATGTGCCACTGAAAAAATTTAAAACAGCGGTTTTAGTAGACCGTAACCATAAAAAATATCCTGTAAAAGCAGATTTTAAGGGCATTTCCCTTTCTACTTCCCTACAGGAACATGTACAGGTCGTTTTTGAAGGTAATGAAGATTACGCTTACCTGAGTTAG
- a CDS encoding transketolase, whose product MKPNTQQLNDLTIQVRRDILRMVHAVNSGHPGGSLGCTEFLVALYQNLMDRKEGFDMDGKDEDLFFLSNGHISPVFYSVLARSGYFPVSELATFRHINSRLQGHPTTHEGLPGVRIASGSLGQGLSVAIGAAQAKKLNNDNHLIYSLHGDGELQEGQNWEAIMYASAKKVDNIIATIDLNGKQIDGSTDEVLPMGSIKAKFEAFDWDVLEIKEGNNIEAIIAGMTDAKSRTGKGKPVCVLLHTEMGNGVDFMMYSHAWHGKAPNDEQLEKAFTQNAATLGDY is encoded by the coding sequence ATGAAACCTAACACACAACAATTAAACGACTTAACAATCCAGGTGCGAAGAGATATTCTTCGAATGGTTCACGCAGTTAATTCCGGGCACCCGGGAGGATCACTGGGGTGTACTGAATTTCTTGTAGCCCTTTACCAAAATCTTATGGACCGTAAAGAAGGTTTTGATATGGACGGAAAAGACGAAGACCTGTTCTTCCTTTCCAACGGCCATATCTCTCCTGTTTTTTACAGCGTACTGGCAAGAAGCGGTTATTTTCCAGTTTCAGAACTGGCAACATTCCGTCACATCAACTCCAGGCTTCAGGGACACCCAACGACTCACGAAGGGCTTCCTGGCGTTCGTATAGCTTCTGGTTCATTAGGACAGGGATTGTCTGTTGCTATTGGTGCAGCTCAGGCCAAAAAATTAAATAACGACAACCATTTAATCTATAGCCTTCATGGCGATGGTGAATTACAGGAAGGTCAAAACTGGGAAGCAATCATGTATGCTTCTGCAAAAAAAGTAGACAATATCATCGCTACAATCGACCTTAACGGAAAACAGATTGACGGTTCTACCGACGAAGTGCTTCCAATGGGATCGATAAAAGCAAAATTCGAAGCTTTTGACTGGGATGTACTGGAAATCAAAGAAGGAAACAATATCGAAGCAATCATCGCAGGTATGACCGATGCAAAATCGAGAACTGGAAAAGGAAAACCGGTTTGTGTACTGTTGCATACCGAAATGGGTAATGGTGTAGATTTTATGATGTACAGCCATGCATGGCACGGAAAAGCGCCAAATGACGAACAATTGGAAAAAGCATTTACACAGAACGCTGCCACATTAGGTGATTACTAA
- a CDS encoding MFS transporter — MKKFIQLYLDSYRGLSQPAWMLALVIFINRSGAMVLPFLGIYMTQSLHFEMEDTGIVLSCYGVGAVIGSWLGGWLTDRFGHFRTQALSLFVSVPAFLLLPLFTTVLSLALGVFILSIITDTFRPANSVSVAYYAKPENITRAFSLNRMAINLGFSIGPALGGALALISYSWLFYGNGMVAFMAGCLFYFYFRNRKGNERVLHKEDAATDTKARSPYKDKLFIAFNVLCSLYAICFFQLLSTLPLFYREVHKMTEADIGIILAFSGIVVFALEMLLVHIADRKMSPAQIIIFGTLLCGMSFVMLNIGGGQWVLYGSMFVLCISEILAMPFIATITVRRSVVSNRGAYMGFSALSYSVAHIISPFVGTKIAAHYGFDTLWYGTGILSLFIALGFYFVMQKMKAETVAT; from the coding sequence ATGAAAAAATTCATACAGCTCTATTTGGATTCTTACCGGGGATTATCCCAGCCGGCATGGATGCTTGCTTTGGTCATATTTATTAATAGGAGTGGGGCTATGGTACTGCCTTTTCTGGGTATCTACATGACACAATCGTTGCATTTCGAAATGGAAGATACCGGGATTGTATTGAGTTGTTATGGTGTGGGCGCTGTTATCGGTTCCTGGCTTGGCGGATGGCTGACAGATCGCTTTGGCCACTTTCGTACCCAGGCACTCAGCTTGTTTGTTTCTGTTCCGGCATTTTTACTGCTGCCCTTGTTTACTACTGTGCTTTCTTTGGCGCTCGGTGTATTTATCTTAAGTATTATTACCGATACGTTTCGTCCTGCGAATTCCGTATCGGTTGCTTATTATGCCAAGCCTGAAAATATCACCCGCGCCTTTTCGCTGAACCGGATGGCAATTAATCTTGGGTTTTCGATCGGGCCGGCTTTGGGTGGGGCGTTGGCACTCATCTCCTACAGTTGGCTTTTTTATGGAAATGGAATGGTGGCTTTTATGGCAGGTTGCCTGTTTTATTTTTACTTCCGCAACCGTAAAGGGAACGAACGTGTTTTGCATAAGGAAGATGCAGCAACCGATACCAAAGCACGGTCTCCTTATAAGGATAAGTTATTTATAGCCTTTAATGTTTTGTGTTCCCTGTATGCAATTTGTTTTTTTCAACTGCTGAGCACCCTGCCGTTGTTTTATCGTGAAGTGCATAAGATGACTGAAGCCGATATTGGTATTATCCTGGCTTTTAGTGGAATTGTCGTTTTTGCACTCGAAATGCTTTTGGTTCATATTGCAGATCGTAAAATGTCACCTGCACAGATTATTATTTTTGGGACTTTACTGTGTGGGATGTCTTTTGTGATGCTGAATATAGGAGGAGGGCAGTGGGTGTTGTATGGCTCTATGTTTGTGCTTTGCATTTCGGAAATCCTGGCGATGCCGTTTATCGCTACTATAACCGTAAGGCGTTCAGTTGTTTCCAATCGTGGTGCTTATATGGGATTCAGTGCGCTGTCTTATTCGGTAGCACATATTATATCGCCTTTTGTAGGGACAAAAATCGCCGCTCATTATGGTTTTGATACCCTTTGGTATGGGACGGGAATACTGAGCCTGTTCATTGCTTTAGGATTTTATTTTGTGATGCAAAAAATGAAAGCAGAAACAGTCGCAACATAA
- a CDS encoding FKBP-type peptidyl-prolyl cis-trans isomerase — protein sequence MNKIKLFLVVLIVSATTFSCKKDDDGAVEPPRDYAVQYATDIAALETYLQTHYVTVDADFNTTFTDTPATTGQPTIWDMPNLTFKSVALHDITYKVYYLKFREGTGDSPTKFDQVLASYKGTLLNGTQFDYSPFPQGFLSLQSVIRGWTEIFPLFKAGNLIDESENNPNPPAFENFGAGVMFLPSGLGYYNSVVSNIPSYSPLVFSFKFYSVKYVDDDKDGVLTKDEVNPSPAPGEDPIEDYDSDGDGTPNYLDIDDDNDGVLTVVEIKINGELPASYDAILDCNGTTTGLKKHLDPSCH from the coding sequence ATGAACAAAATTAAATTGTTTTTGGTTGTACTAATAGTATCCGCCACAACTTTTTCCTGTAAAAAGGATGATGACGGAGCCGTTGAACCGCCAAGAGATTATGCTGTCCAGTATGCTACTGATATTGCCGCACTGGAAACGTACCTGCAGACACACTATGTTACCGTTGATGCAGATTTTAATACTACATTTACAGATACTCCTGCTACCACGGGTCAGCCAACGATTTGGGATATGCCAAATCTGACCTTCAAAAGTGTTGCCCTGCATGATATCACTTATAAAGTATACTACCTGAAATTCAGGGAAGGTACCGGAGATAGCCCGACAAAATTCGACCAGGTTTTGGCTTCTTATAAAGGAACCCTTTTAAACGGGACCCAATTTGATTACAGCCCATTCCCACAAGGCTTTTTGTCATTGCAATCTGTAATCAGGGGATGGACCGAAATATTCCCATTATTTAAAGCGGGCAATCTTATCGATGAATCAGAAAATAATCCTAATCCTCCAGCTTTTGAAAATTTCGGTGCAGGAGTAATGTTTCTGCCTTCCGGTTTAGGCTACTACAATTCTGTAGTGTCTAATATTCCATCCTATTCTCCTTTGGTATTCAGCTTTAAATTCTACAGTGTAAAATATGTAGATGATGATAAAGATGGGGTATTGACCAAAGATGAGGTAAACCCTTCTCCGGCTCCGGGTGAAGATCCTATCGAGGATTATGATTCCGATGGTGATGGAACGCCAAACTACCTGGATATCGATGATGACAATGACGGTGTACTAACCGTAGTAGAGATCAAGATCAATGGAGAGTTGCCAGCATCTTATGACGCTATATTAGACTGTAATGGAACCACTACAGGACTGAAAAAACACCTGGATCCTTCCTGCCATTAA
- a CDS encoding YqjF family protein, giving the protein MGTIAELLQQTTHRPWELPTTGWSYYQEWNNALFFHWEVPLELLQSLVPSNLEVDLYEGKAYISLVPFTMQKIRPKYLPSLAFVSDFHEINLRTYVTYEGKPGVFFISIEAEKSLSAFLSRMLSGLPYKKSTMVRTPKGYTSQNKLQDFRFSAEYEIQEVIVVKTGLDRFLTERYSLYLERNGKLYRYQIHHKEWELRNVRMDKFDSKYIINALNLEGKVPDLMHYSEGVQVIAWDREVLS; this is encoded by the coding sequence ATGGGAACCATTGCTGAATTGTTGCAACAGACCACACACCGACCCTGGGAACTGCCCACTACCGGCTGGAGTTATTATCAGGAATGGAACAATGCCCTTTTCTTTCATTGGGAGGTTCCATTGGAATTGCTGCAGTCTTTGGTGCCGTCCAATCTTGAGGTCGATTTGTATGAAGGTAAGGCCTATATTTCCCTGGTACCGTTTACAATGCAGAAAATACGCCCGAAATACCTGCCCTCATTAGCCTTTGTTTCCGATTTTCATGAAATTAACCTCAGGACTTATGTTACCTATGAGGGCAAACCCGGAGTTTTCTTTATTAGTATAGAAGCTGAAAAGTCGTTGTCCGCCTTTTTATCGCGTATGCTTTCCGGGCTTCCGTATAAAAAATCAACAATGGTGCGTACTCCGAAAGGATATACTTCCCAAAACAAACTGCAGGATTTCCGGTTCAGTGCCGAATATGAAATTCAGGAGGTTATTGTCGTTAAAACCGGTCTTGACCGTTTCCTGACCGAGCGATATTCGCTCTACCTGGAACGGAATGGTAAATTATACCGCTACCAGATCCATCATAAAGAATGGGAATTGCGAAATGTCCGGATGGATAAGTTCGATAGTAAGTATATAATAAATGCATTAAATCTGGAAGGAAAGGTTCCGGATTTAATGCATTATTCAGAAGGGGTACAGGTGATCGCCTGGGATAGGGAAGTGTTGTCCTAA